The DNA sequence TGGAAGGATTTAGCGGGCTTCAACCGCAAGAAGTAGAGAGAAAGAGAATGCGAGAATGGCTAACAACAACTAGCCGTAGAAATGAAAGAGCATCTAGCAATGCATCAGAGCGAAAAAAGAATATGACTCTAGAGGAAGCCAAGAACAAGCTCGCACTCATTTACGGTAAGCTTTCTAGAGACAAAATTGAAGCACTGATTCACGGTCTTGTCAGACAAACAGAGGATGGATTTTATAAATGGAAAAACGATCCTAACTTAAAGACATCCTCCCCTATTCCCTTTCCTCCTGAACTCTCCCGCAAACTCTGGAGCGAAATCACTAGTCCTGTCCTAATTTTTTTCGGAAAGCAAACACATATTCGCCCCAAGAACTTAGAAGAAATTCTTTCTCATTTTAAAAACGTAGAGCTACACGAAGTCGAGCACGCCGGTCATAATATGCACCACGACAAGCCTGAAGTATTAATTGAAGTCATGGATGAGTTCTTTAAGAAGAATGGTGGTTAACGTTTAGATTACCTTAACTCATCTTCGCTCTAGCTACGCTTATAGAACCGGTATACGTCCGCTCTAAAGTGCCCCTATGACCCGTGCTAGAGCGGCTCTATAACCGGAGCTGAACCGGACTTGAGTAAAGGACAACTTATCGGAAGTGATACACTGGTAGTTATTGTTATTGGAAATGGATTCGTTCTTTGAAAATTCTATTTGAAATTTCAGAAGAATATTTTCATGAATTTTTACATGGGCTGAGGGAACGCCCATGCGGAGAGTATTGCGCCCCGTTGGGGCTTTCGTTTATTTGAACAACCTTTTTGTTTTCTTTCTTGTTCCTGAATTTTTTATTTGTTGTAGAATAATTTGTAGTATCCGCTTTACGAAATGGAGAAGTGTAGCTAACTGTCGTTTATTCCTACTCAGCTAGAAAGACAATCCACTTTTGCTTTAAGCTTTTAATCCCTTTTGAGACTACTAGCTATTACACTCGCAATCTCGCTTTTGAGTTGTATGCCCTTATCTACCTTGATTTGTTTTAATAGTAACTTAGGATGAAAGAGCAAATTTAAACCAAAGCGAAATTCTCTGACCATTGATTTTAAGCTGTAAATAGAAGGGCGATATTCAACTAGAACTTGCTCTAAGGCTAATTCTTTTTTTAAATCTTCTACGGTTTCTAAGAAAGCTTGGTTCGAATCTACCATACTACTTGCTAGAAAACTTTTTCCTGTGAATACCCTACCCTGTGCAAGAGATTCTAATTCTTTTAAATCTTTTTTTCGAGAAAGCATGACTCTTTCGTAGAATTGTCCATTGACTCTTTTAATTTCTGCATTTAAAAATTCTTTAGACTCAAGGGATAATTGTCCGTATTCGGAAAATATTTCCCTAAGTGGATAAAATTCCAGTCTTTGTTTTGTGACTCCATATTTGTTATAGAGCTTTTTTAGATTGGGTCGAATCATTACAGTTCCAATAGAGCCGGTAATACAAAGAGGATTTGAAACAATTCGATCACATGCGGCTGCTATGTAGTAACCACCGGAAGCAGCGACGTTTTGAAAATAGGCATACACTTTTACTTTTTTCTTGAGCTTTAATATTTCCTGATAGATTAACTCAGAAGCAAAAGCAGAGCCACCGGAAGAGTCAATCTCTAGTATGACTCCCTTCACTGATTTGTCATCCCGTATACTTTTTAAAGCGGCTAATACTGGATAGGCGTGAATGGCATCTGATTTAATTTCGTCTTCTTCCTTTTTCCCCATTCCAATATTTCCCTTGAGAGGAAGGATTACTATTTTCTTTTTCTTAGGAGGAAAGAATCGAAAGATTTTTTTCTTATGAAAGAAATGAATATCGCCCAGGGTAGCTTCATCGTCTTCTACATTGCTTCCTGTCTTATCAGTCTCTTCGTAATTTTTATTACAGAAATTTTCAGTGAAGTTTTCTTCCTCTAAGTAAGCAGTTAAAAATCCAATTTCTAGTAAATACTTAGACGTAAGAATAGGACGCTTTAGAATTTTACTTTCTAATTTTGCATTGTCATAAAATGTATCTAAGATTTGCGTCTTGATAGAGCGGATAAGCATGGTTAGATTCTCTTTGGCGGGAATTGAAAAAGAATTTCGATTAAAGCTTTCTGCAAAAGATTTATACGGACCCGATGCAAAACTATCTACTTTCACACCTAGATTTTTAAGCAAATTCCCAAAGAAGAAACTTTCTACTGCAGGAAGTAAAACCATGAACTCTCCTGATGGAGCAGAGTATTTTTTATGCATAAAAGAAAGCAAATACAAAGACTTAATGTCGCCACTTGCCGCGAACCCGGCGGTTTCAATTCCTTTCGATTTTATTTTCTCAATTTGATAAGAAAGATTCGAAAGCTCAGCCATTCCGAACTCAAGCTCTGAGCTTATATGAAAGGAAACTTTTTTGATTCTGCTACTCTTCGCAATTAAATCCAAATCATTTAAAAAATCTAGAAATAGAACCTCTGCATCTTTTCCAGTTACCCACTCTACAAGGGACGTCTTACGGTAAGAAGCAAACTTACTCGGAATTTCAATGAGGACATGATCCCCCGAGTGAAAAAATCCAAAGAGAGATAAGTAAAGAAAACGGAAAATTCGAAACGGTAAAAATAGGGCTAATAATATATAATACAAGTATTTATCCTTTAAAGTTTATGATTTTTAACCATTGAGATTTTGAAACTGTTATTTATGTCATTTACCATCCCTTTATTTTAACAGGAATTAATTTTGTATTTAAAAAATTTATTGAATGATTTTGTGCGCAAAGGAAAACTTACTGTAACGGGAAAGGTGTGAAAGAATGAAGAACAAATTAACTGCAAATACAATCTTAGAAGGAATCGTGGACGGCAAGACAATCGCCATGAATTGTTTCACCCTAACCGATAACTTTGTTAAGAATCTAGAAACTGTCCTTCGTAACATTCTAAATCATTATGGGAAGACAGAATTACTTCCTGCCATTTTTGGAACAGCGCAAGAGCTAGTCAATTGGACCTGCCTTTCCAATATGCGATACATTTACTACAAGCAAAACGAATTGGACTTAAACGACGAAAAGGTCTTCAAAGACACTGAATCTAGATTCTTAGCAAGTATCAATAAAATGAATTCATCTAACTATAGAGATTATCTAAAGGCTAATAACATGTATGTGCATGTGGTGTTTCAGCATGACGTCACAGGTCTTAATGTAAAGGTGCATAACGTTTCCGCAAACACTTTAGACCAGGAAAAATATCTTCGCTCTTATTTGAAACAAGCAATGAATTACGCAAATGTTTTAGATTATTTTAAAGATCATCCAGAAGACCCACAGGGAAAAAACCTAGGACTTGCCTTCTCTATTATCATTTTGAAAGAATCGGGATTAAGACCGGATCTTCTAAGAATTAGTAAAGCGGGTAGTGGTGCTTATTCTCGAATCGAAATTCCATTCGGAAACGAATACCATAGCATTCGGGATAAAATCCTAAAAGACGAACAGATAGTTCCGTTTGAAAGAAAAAGTCTAGTCCCTCCTGAATTTCAAGCCGAACTAGACAAAAGAATTAAATCTATGGATATTGACTCATTAGAGTTTATTCACAATTAGTCGCCGGTCTTAAGAACGGCGAGAAATGCTTCCTGTGGAATCTCCACGGAACCAAATTGTTTCATTCTCTTCTTTCCTTCTTTTTGCTTTTCTAGTAACTTGCGTTTACGCGAAATATCCCCACCATAACACTTAGCCGTGACATTCTTTCTAACAGCAGAAATATTTTCACGCGCTACGATACGCGCTCCAATACTTGCCTGTAGTGCAATTAAGAATTGTTGACGCGGAATTAATTCTCTTAGTTTAGAAATCACAGCACGACCACGAGCTTCTGCACGTGTCTTATGAACGATAGTCGAAAGAGCATCGACAGGCTCAGCATTTACTAAAATATCTAACTTCACAAGATTGGATTCTCTATATTCGGCAGGCTCGTAGTCTAACGATGCGTAGCCTTTTGTGTAAGATTTTAATTTATCATAGAACTCAAAGATTAATTCAGCGAGTGGAATTTCATACATCATCTGGACTTTGTCTTCATCTAAATAAACCGTATCTAAATGCACTCCTCTTTTTTCAATCACTAGAGACATGATATTACCCACATATTCATTGGGTGTAAAGATGGTTGCCTTTACAAAAGGTTCTTCCATCATCTCAATTGATTGAGGCTCCGGAAATTTAGAAGGATTGTCTATTTCAAAAACTTCTCCACGAGTATTTGTGATTCGATACTTTACAGAAGGAGCAGTCGTGATTAATTCAAGATTAAATTCACGCTCGAGTCTTTCTTGCACAATCTCCATATGCAGTAAACCAAGATAACCCACACGAAACCCAAAGCCAAGAGCAAGTGAATTTTCTCTTTCATAAACTAAAGCTGCGTCATTTAATTTTAGCTTCTCGATTGCTTCTACTAGTTCATCAAACTGTTCTCCATAAATTGGAAAGAGTCCAGAAAACACCATCGGCTTTGCTTCTTTATAGCCGATCACCACCTCAGTGGCCCTTCTATCAAAATGAGTAACCGTATCTCCCGATCTTGCATCGGCTACTCTTTTGATACCTGCAACAATATATCCAACATCCCCTGCCCCTAAGAAGTCTTGTGATAAAAGGTTAATACGATTTATCCCCACATCGGTCACGATAAAATCAGTTCCACCACTCATTAGAAAAATACGATCGCCTTTCTTTACAGTTCCATCTACAATACGGACTTTGATTACGACACCCATATAGGTATCAAAATAGGAATCATAGATCAAAGCCTTGAGCGGTTTCTGGTCATCTCCCACAGGAGGAGGAATTAATTTACAAATGGATTCTAATACTTCAATTACATTCTGTCCAGTCTTTGCAGAAATAGAAATTGCCTCAGCAGAATCAAGTCCGAGGCTATCTTCGATTAGCTTCATACACTTGGGAATATCCGCACTTGGTAAATCTATTTTATTAATAACAGGAATGATTTTTAATTCGGCTTCCATCGCGAGGTAGAGGTTCGCGAGAGTCTGTGCTTCGACACCTTGACTCGCATCTACAATCAGTAATACGCCTTCACAGGCTTTGAGGGAGCGTGAGACTTCATAATTAAAATCTACGTGCCCTGGAGTATCGATTAGATTTAGATAATAGGTATTACCATCCCTAGAATGAAATTCGAGAGAGGCATTGTTTGCCTTAATCGTGATTCCACGCTCTCGCTCAATATCCATAGTATCGAGAATTTGATTTTTTTTAGTTCTCTCATCGGTAACAAGAGTAAGTTCGAGAAGTCTATCTGCGAGAGTAGACTTCCCATGGTCAATATGCGCTATAATGGAAAAATTTCGTGTAAATTTCTGTTTGTCTGACATGCTGTATTTTAAAATTACAGAGACGTCCTATTTAGCAAGTCATTTTGTCTTAGGCGTTATCAGCGAGGCGAATATCTTCTTCTGTCACAACACTTCGCGTATATCGAATATAATCAACGTCTTTGATTGTAATCACACCCTGTGGCATGGTAGAATCTAGCATTCTGACAATCTCTTCAACCCGCGACTCGGATTCGATTACGTTCATCACAATAGTAGAATCTTTGTTCCAGAGACTTGCAATCGACTCATCAGGATACTTTACCTTTAAATCAGTTCCATAGCCAGATGTGGATTTTAGAACAGTGCAGCCTGTGATTCCCATAGCAATAAATCGATCTATCAAAGTTTTATAGAGAGGAACATTGTCTCTCTCCTCTTTGCTATTGATATAAATGGTCAGTTCTTTTTTTTTATCTCTAATTTTCATTAAGATGCCTCGTTGTTTTTGAAATGTTATTTACTATGATTTGACTGTAAAGAGTAATCTTGACGTTAATATTAAAAAAATATGACAGATTACAACGCACAAAGACTAGAATAGACTGTTCTAAAAAAACTTGCCATATATATTTCTTCGTAACGCATATCAAAAAAACAAGGTCTCTCAGACATACAAGCATTAGCCTTTTAACAAAAATGGATTAGCTTTCCAGCTTTACTTTTTCCATTACATTCCCTGTCATTTTTTTTAAATCATGAAACAATACAGAAAATCAAATACTTGACTAAAAATAAATGAAATATTTGAAGCAAACTAGACTATAATTTTTTAAATTTTTCTCTAGCCATAAATATATCCTTATTAAACTAGAAACGTGAGGGTTGCACATATGAGTAAGAAAGATATAGAACAGGTTATTAAGGGTTTTGAAAAATTGAATCTCCACTTCAAAACTCCTAACCAAACTGAAGAACAAATCCATGAGATGGAAAAAAAAATTGGTTGTAGCTTACCACCGGACTTTAAGAAGACTCTTCTTGCCGGATATATTGACAAGGGAACGTTTCATTTTCTTCCGCTGACAAGGTATGAAAAAGATGAACGTTATTTAGT is a window from the Leptospiraceae bacterium genome containing:
- the lepA gene encoding elongation factor 4, coding for MSDKQKFTRNFSIIAHIDHGKSTLADRLLELTLVTDERTKKNQILDTMDIERERGITIKANNASLEFHSRDGNTYYLNLIDTPGHVDFNYEVSRSLKACEGVLLIVDASQGVEAQTLANLYLAMEAELKIIPVINKIDLPSADIPKCMKLIEDSLGLDSAEAISISAKTGQNVIEVLESICKLIPPPVGDDQKPLKALIYDSYFDTYMGVVIKVRIVDGTVKKGDRIFLMSGGTDFIVTDVGINRINLLSQDFLGAGDVGYIVAGIKRVADARSGDTVTHFDRRATEVVIGYKEAKPMVFSGLFPIYGEQFDELVEAIEKLKLNDAALVYERENSLALGFGFRVGYLGLLHMEIVQERLEREFNLELITTAPSVKYRITNTRGEVFEIDNPSKFPEPQSIEMMEEPFVKATIFTPNEYVGNIMSLVIEKRGVHLDTVYLDEDKVQMMYEIPLAELIFEFYDKLKSYTKGYASLDYEPAEYRESNLVKLDILVNAEPVDALSTIVHKTRAEARGRAVISKLRELIPRQQFLIALQASIGARIVARENISAVRKNVTAKCYGGDISRKRKLLEKQKEGKKRMKQFGSVEIPQEAFLAVLKTGD
- the sppA gene encoding signal peptide peptidase SppA, with amino-acid sequence MYYILLALFLPFRIFRFLYLSLFGFFHSGDHVLIEIPSKFASYRKTSLVEWVTGKDAEVLFLDFLNDLDLIAKSSRIKKVSFHISSELEFGMAELSNLSYQIEKIKSKGIETAGFAASGDIKSLYLLSFMHKKYSAPSGEFMVLLPAVESFFFGNLLKNLGVKVDSFASGPYKSFAESFNRNSFSIPAKENLTMLIRSIKTQILDTFYDNAKLESKILKRPILTSKYLLEIGFLTAYLEEENFTENFCNKNYEETDKTGSNVEDDEATLGDIHFFHKKKIFRFFPPKKKKIVILPLKGNIGMGKKEEDEIKSDAIHAYPVLAALKSIRDDKSVKGVILEIDSSGGSAFASELIYQEILKLKKKVKVYAYFQNVAASGGYYIAAACDRIVSNPLCITGSIGTVMIRPNLKKLYNKYGVTKQRLEFYPLREIFSEYGQLSLESKEFLNAEIKRVNGQFYERVMLSRKKDLKELESLAQGRVFTGKSFLASSMVDSNQAFLETVEDLKKELALEQVLVEYRPSIYSLKSMVREFRFGLNLLFHPKLLLKQIKVDKGIQLKSEIASVIASSLKRD
- a CDS encoding alpha/beta hydrolase, coding for MPSHYEIIPSLGHNISVKITNNQKQESILLLHGFNDNKETFVFLEEFLSQRFNIYSFDFRGHGDSDWKKDSLYNYSENLIDVQNIIDRYFQKPIFLLGHSMGAGIAARYTGLFPEKIKLLVCLEGFSGLQPQEVERKRMREWLTTTSRRNERASSNASERKKNMTLEEAKNKLALIYGKLSRDKIEALIHGLVRQTEDGFYKWKNDPNLKTSSPIPFPPELSRKLWSEITSPVLIFFGKQTHIRPKNLEEILSHFKNVELHEVEHAGHNMHHDKPEVLIEVMDEFFKKNGG
- a CDS encoding DUF190 domain-containing protein, with translation MKIRDKKKELTIYINSKEERDNVPLYKTLIDRFIAMGITGCTVLKSTSGYGTDLKVKYPDESIASLWNKDSTIVMNVIESESRVEEIVRMLDSTMPQGVITIKDVDYIRYTRSVVTEEDIRLADNA